In Deltaproteobacteria bacterium, a single genomic region encodes these proteins:
- a CDS encoding deoxyhypusine synthase has protein sequence MTRKNRRAYGPKIDPRPVDSSINVVDLIDQTFLSYNAGRLREAAQLFARKMLEPDVTIGLSLTGALTPAGLGISCLIPLIQSGFVDWIVSTGANLYHDTHFGIGLSLHQGSPYVSDVTLREEGVVRIYDIFFDYEVLLETDAFFRQTMTAPEFQKSMSTAEFHYHMGRYVREREQLLGQKRRSLLSVAAEYGVPIYTSSPGDSSIGMNVAAQALLGNKLVFDVSDDVNETAAIVLDAKRGGGKSAVFILGGGSPKNFILQTEPQIQEVLGLAENGHDFFIQITDARPDTGGLSGATPSEAVSWGKVDPEALPDTVVCYTDSTIAVPLITAYAMATHAPRVPRRLYDRREQMLAILAEEYRQKNA, from the coding sequence ATGACGCGGAAGAATCGACGTGCATATGGCCCGAAAATCGACCCCCGTCCGGTGGATTCTTCTATTAACGTGGTGGATCTGATCGATCAGACGTTTCTGTCCTACAACGCCGGGCGGCTGCGCGAAGCGGCGCAACTGTTCGCGCGCAAAATGTTGGAACCCGATGTCACTATCGGACTCAGTCTTACCGGTGCGCTGACACCCGCTGGCTTGGGCATTTCCTGCCTCATTCCCTTGATTCAAAGCGGGTTCGTGGACTGGATCGTCTCCACTGGCGCGAATCTGTACCACGATACCCACTTCGGCATCGGACTGAGTTTGCATCAGGGCTCGCCTTATGTCAGCGATGTGACACTGCGGGAAGAAGGTGTCGTGCGTATCTACGACATCTTTTTCGACTATGAAGTGTTGCTGGAAACCGACGCCTTCTTCCGTCAAACCATGACCGCGCCGGAGTTCCAAAAGTCGATGAGTACAGCGGAGTTTCACTACCACATGGGCCGCTATGTGCGCGAACGTGAGCAGTTGTTGGGACAGAAGCGTCGTTCGCTGCTGTCCGTTGCCGCCGAGTATGGCGTACCGATCTACACCTCGTCGCCGGGGGATAGCTCTATCGGCATGAACGTGGCGGCCCAAGCGCTCCTAGGCAACAAACTGGTCTTCGATGTCTCGGACGATGTCAACGAGACGGCGGCGATCGTGCTCGACGCCAAGCGTGGCGGTGGCAAGAGCGCCGTCTTTATTCTCGGCGGTGGGTCGCCGAAGAATTTCATCCTCCAGACCGAGCCGCAGATTCAGGAAGTGTTAGGCTTGGCGGAAAACGGCCACGATTTCTTCATTCAAATTACCGATGCCCGGCCCGACACCGGCGGACTCTCCGGTGCCACGCCGAGCGAAGCTGTCTCGTGGGGCAAGGTCGATCCCGAGGCTCTACCGGATACGGTCGTCTGTTACACGGATTCCACCATCGCCGTGCCGTTGATTACTGCCTACGCCATGGCGACGCACGCCCCGCGTGTCCCGCGTCGGCTCTATGATCGGCGCGAGCAAATGCTCGCGATTTTGGCCGAAGAGTATCGACAGAAAAACGCTTGA
- a CDS encoding MFS transporter: protein MNQKVFYTLNLAVFTGMLGVGIVIPFLPIYAKTLGATALSIGIFFASFPLAQMLFMPMIGRLSDRHGRKWFIAGGLLFSSLLSLWYIYAPSILYLTIGRFVQGGTMALVIPIATAYVGDMAPPDKRGTYMGIFNLFLTSSFGMGPLMGGWISDAYGMEASFYCMGGLNLVALVAVLIFLPETHGSTQRKTQHFSYRALLRKPTVQGLAMYRMVNSIQMGLWFSFLPLLATEILQMNKSQIGGVIAAHMLVSSLVQVPMGRLADRISRQTLVAVGGHLGSLAFALVFFTGDFVHLLVIGMMTGAMGAVAMPALSAIAADEGHHSGMGAVMGVTNMAMSAGMMLGPVLAGGLAELIGLRGLFLFSGTVGLLGTAAFGWLTAEHRILAAPAVGFGKTEA from the coding sequence GTGAATCAGAAGGTTTTCTATACACTGAACCTGGCCGTGTTCACCGGCATGTTGGGCGTAGGCATCGTTATTCCCTTTTTGCCCATCTACGCCAAAACCCTGGGAGCGACCGCCCTGAGTATCGGCATTTTCTTCGCCAGTTTCCCGCTAGCGCAGATGCTGTTCATGCCGATGATTGGCCGCTTGTCGGATCGCCACGGACGCAAGTGGTTCATTGCTGGTGGATTATTATTCTCTAGCCTGTTGTCGCTGTGGTACATCTATGCGCCGAGCATTCTGTATTTGACCATTGGGCGTTTCGTACAGGGCGGCACCATGGCGCTCGTCATCCCCATCGCCACCGCCTACGTCGGCGACATGGCACCGCCGGACAAGCGCGGCACCTACATGGGTATTTTCAATCTGTTTCTCACCAGCAGCTTCGGCATGGGGCCGCTGATGGGTGGCTGGATCAGCGATGCTTATGGCATGGAAGCCAGCTTCTATTGCATGGGCGGGTTGAATCTCGTTGCTTTGGTGGCGGTGCTGATATTCCTGCCTGAAACCCACGGCTCCACGCAAAGGAAAACCCAGCACTTTTCCTATCGCGCGCTGTTGCGCAAACCCACGGTGCAAGGGTTGGCCATGTATCGCATGGTCAACTCGATTCAGATGGGACTGTGGTTTTCCTTTCTGCCGTTACTGGCGACAGAAATCCTTCAGATGAACAAGTCACAGATCGGCGGCGTGATCGCCGCGCACATGCTGGTCAGTTCGCTGGTGCAAGTGCCGATGGGTCGGTTGGCAGATCGTATCAGCCGGCAGACGCTCGTCGCTGTCGGCGGCCACCTGGGGTCGCTGGCGTTCGCCCTGGTGTTCTTCACCGGCGACTTCGTTCACCTGTTGGTCATTGGCATGATGACCGGCGCGATGGGCGCGGTGGCCATGCCGGCGTTGAGTGCTATTGCGGCGGATGAAGGTCACCACAGCGGCATGGGCGCGGTCATGGGCGTGACGAATATGGCGATGAGCGCAGGCATGATGCTTGGTCCGGTGCTGGCCGGCGGGTTGGCAGAGCTGATCGGCTTACGTGGACTGTTCCTGTTCAGCGGCACGGTCGGACTACTCGGCACAGCGGCATTCGGTTGGCTTACGGCAGAGCATCGCATTCTGGCGGCTCCGGCGGTAGGGTTTGGAAAAACCGAGGCATGA
- a CDS encoding 3'(2'),5'-bisphosphate nucleotidase CysQ: METKNFTKEKDRAIAAALEAGAIIRSIYHTNYTVDYKGNDSPVTRADREANHKIHSILQGAFPNDGWLSEETVDSPARLSRRRVWVVDPMDGTKEFIQKIPEFAVSIALVEDGVPVVGVAYNPVGKLYWAVRGQGAWCEERRLQVSSLARLQEATILSSRSETKRGEWDAFKGTFRTRPTGSIAYKLAVIAAGEADASFTLVPKNEWDICAGVLLVEEAGGHVSNLDGTTVVFNQAKTLLPGLIASNAVLYDPIMQLISRHKRFGPSIRQ, encoded by the coding sequence ATGGAAACGAAAAATTTCACTAAAGAAAAAGACCGCGCCATCGCTGCCGCCTTGGAGGCGGGGGCGATCATTCGCTCCATTTACCACACCAACTACACGGTGGATTACAAAGGGAACGATAGTCCGGTCACCCGGGCGGATCGCGAAGCCAATCACAAGATCCACAGCATTCTCCAAGGGGCGTTTCCCAATGATGGCTGGTTGTCCGAAGAGACGGTGGACTCGCCAGCACGGCTCTCACGCCGCCGGGTGTGGGTGGTCGATCCGATGGACGGCACCAAAGAGTTTATCCAGAAGATTCCCGAATTCGCCGTGTCCATCGCCTTGGTGGAGGACGGCGTTCCGGTTGTCGGCGTGGCCTATAATCCGGTAGGCAAGTTGTACTGGGCGGTGCGCGGACAAGGGGCCTGGTGCGAAGAGCGACGTTTGCAGGTTTCGTCTCTGGCGCGACTGCAGGAGGCGACGATTCTGTCCAGCCGTTCGGAAACCAAGCGCGGCGAATGGGACGCCTTCAAAGGCACCTTTCGCACACGCCCGACCGGAAGCATCGCCTATAAATTAGCCGTGATCGCCGCCGGCGAGGCGGATGCCTCGTTCACTCTGGTGCCCAAGAACGAATGGGATATCTGCGCTGGCGTGCTGCTAGTAGAAGAAGCCGGCGGGCACGTGTCCAACCTCGACGGCACCACCGTGGTCTTCAACCAAGCCAAAACCTTGCTGCCGGGGCTCATCGCCAGTAATGCTGTCTTGTATGACCCCATCATGCAGTTGATCTCCAGACACAAGCGCTTCGGCCCGTCGATCCGACAATAG
- a CDS encoding carboxymuconolactone decarboxylase family protein has protein sequence MKLSQPRITPLPESEWTEEQRKVLEPVHKEGRVYNVLGTLARHWEASKKFGVWAYHVMGDTSTLVPRERELLILRIGWLCQAEYEWGQHVIFAKAAGLNDAEIARIKEGPDAPGWAPFDAALLRAADELHSDACISDTTWAALSQRYKTEQLMDVVFAVGQYNLVSMALNTFGVQLDKGVKGF, from the coding sequence ATGAAACTTTCACAACCACGGATTACCCCACTGCCCGAATCGGAATGGACGGAGGAACAGCGCAAGGTGCTGGAGCCGGTGCACAAAGAAGGCCGGGTGTATAACGTCTTGGGCACACTCGCCCGACATTGGGAGGCGTCGAAAAAGTTCGGGGTCTGGGCCTATCACGTCATGGGCGACACCTCGACCCTGGTCCCGCGCGAGCGGGAACTGCTGATCCTACGCATCGGCTGGCTCTGCCAAGCCGAGTACGAGTGGGGGCAACATGTCATCTTCGCCAAAGCAGCAGGGCTGAACGATGCCGAGATTGCGCGCATTAAAGAAGGTCCCGACGCTCCCGGTTGGGCGCCGTTCGATGCTGCACTGCTACGTGCGGCGGATGAGCTGCATTCGGACGCCTGCATCAGCGACACCACCTGGGCCGCGCTGAGCCAGCGCTATAAAACCGAGCAGCTTATGGATGTCGTCTTCGCTGTCGGCCAATACAACCTCGTGTCCATGGCGCTGAACACCTTTGGCGTGCAACTGGACAAAGGCGTCAAAGGGTTCTAA
- a CDS encoding isoprenylcysteine carboxylmethyltransferase family protein — MPLSKVPSHTSTPLKNFQIVFLLLFALIFLIQGWGDRQGLLAHPARAGFVAVLALNVLALLFVPFELFESGEREVRRQRWPTFAALGFVGVCLWFLPHADKNGLWVWAENDLLRYTGLTGVVCGTGLRVAAMAQLGPLFSTFVTVQKEHVLVTAGLYHWVRHPIYTGSLVAVVGVFLVFRSQLLWVAVPVYLVGTLWRIRDEEALLGEAFGEAYQHYRARTWRLLPLVY, encoded by the coding sequence ATGCCTCTCTCGAAGGTGCCATCGCACACGTCTACCCCACTTAAGAACTTCCAAATCGTTTTCCTGCTGCTCTTCGCCTTGATCTTTCTCATTCAAGGCTGGGGCGACCGGCAGGGACTACTCGCGCATCCGGCACGCGCGGGCTTTGTCGCGGTCTTGGCGCTCAACGTCTTGGCGCTGCTGTTCGTGCCCTTCGAGTTGTTCGAGAGCGGCGAGCGCGAGGTGCGGCGCCAACGCTGGCCAACCTTCGCCGCCTTGGGGTTTGTCGGTGTCTGTTTATGGTTTCTTCCCCATGCCGACAAAAACGGACTCTGGGTGTGGGCAGAAAACGATCTGCTCCGCTACACCGGTCTTACCGGTGTCGTCTGCGGCACCGGTCTGCGCGTAGCAGCAATGGCGCAACTCGGTCCGCTGTTTTCGACTTTCGTCACCGTGCAGAAAGAACATGTGCTAGTCACCGCCGGACTGTACCACTGGGTGCGGCATCCCATTTATACCGGCTCGCTCGTAGCGGTGGTCGGCGTATTTCTCGTTTTTCGCAGCCAACTGTTATGGGTAGCGGTGCCGGTGTATTTGGTGGGAACCCTGTGGCGGATTCGCGACGAAGAAGCGCTGCTCGGCGAAGCGTTCGGTGAAGCGTACCAGCACTACCGCGCGCGGACTTGGCGGCTGCTGCCGTTGGTGTATTGA
- a CDS encoding CoA transferase codes for MQGLEGVKVLELGHMVSAAYATKLMADLGAEVIKVEEPSGDMARQRGPFPNGEVEAEKSGLFLALNTNKRGVTLDFRQARADLARLVAWADILVHNYPPARMAELGIDYDRFQEINPRLVMCSLTPFGLTGPHKDYKAQELTMVHGGGWAWLSPGGSERADLPPLKPAGQQADFQGGLAAATATLAAYYRAAHTGQGEHIDLSVQAYVASFLEHHFLSYSFLDRVNSRLGRRLQDPWGIFACQDGPIFAVVAEEDQWQRLLKLMGNPEWATSPLFRNMMQRAKNQDALKPHLQAWFAQWRVADLFHAGQEQRICFAPVLDMAQLAEQEQLHTRNFFVDVTHPRAGTLTHLGAPYQLREPWWQIRRPAPLLGEHNKEVFSSQFLVPSSQHSALSTQHSALSPRLPLDGIRVADFSWVWAGPFCTMHLAHLGAEVIKIESQEHLDLTRRLPLYPPDVEPGPDSCPLFTQWAQGKKSLLLNPTTPEGLAIARDLIRQSDVVVDNFANGVMERMGLGYDELKKIKPDIVVASICGYGHTGPQRNYMAYGPAIPPLTGLSSLTGYVDGPPSEVGLSYGDPNAGINAAVAICAALVARQRTGQGQYIDVSLWEAVATLVPEGWMDYAMNRTQPLRRGNRDPLMAPHNCFRCTGEDEWVTIACGSDEEWQALCRVIGQPQLANDVRFATARARKANEDELERLLTTWTEPRDKWEVTRVLQAVGVAAFPTMNTKDLATDPHLNARGFFERLAHPKLGTRTQTGIPWRLTNAPNGVRTPAPLMGQHTDQILRDVLGYSDEAIAKLKDARVLY; via the coding sequence ATGCAAGGTCTTGAGGGCGTGAAGGTGTTGGAGCTGGGTCACATGGTGTCTGCTGCTTACGCGACCAAGCTCATGGCCGATCTTGGTGCCGAGGTCATCAAAGTCGAGGAGCCCAGCGGCGATATGGCGCGGCAGCGCGGCCCGTTTCCCAACGGTGAAGTCGAGGCGGAAAAGAGCGGGCTCTTTCTTGCGTTGAATACCAACAAACGCGGGGTCACGTTGGATTTTCGCCAGGCGCGAGCCGACCTCGCTCGCTTGGTCGCGTGGGCCGACATCCTCGTGCATAACTACCCCCCGGCGCGGATGGCTGAACTCGGGATCGACTATGACCGGTTTCAGGAGATCAACCCGCGCTTGGTCATGTGCTCGTTGACGCCGTTTGGCCTCACCGGACCGCATAAAGACTACAAAGCCCAGGAATTGACCATGGTGCACGGCGGCGGTTGGGCGTGGCTCAGCCCTGGCGGGTCCGAGCGTGCCGATCTTCCGCCGTTGAAACCCGCCGGCCAGCAAGCCGATTTTCAAGGCGGACTCGCGGCGGCCACAGCGACGCTGGCGGCCTATTACCGTGCCGCGCACACCGGCCAAGGGGAACATATCGACCTGTCCGTGCAGGCGTATGTGGCCTCCTTTCTCGAACACCACTTCTTGTCGTACTCGTTTCTGGATCGAGTGAACTCGCGGCTGGGCCGGCGCTTGCAAGACCCGTGGGGGATATTCGCCTGTCAGGATGGACCGATTTTCGCGGTAGTGGCCGAGGAAGATCAGTGGCAACGGTTGCTGAAGCTGATGGGGAATCCCGAATGGGCCACTTCGCCGTTGTTTCGCAACATGATGCAGCGTGCGAAAAACCAGGATGCCTTGAAGCCGCATCTGCAAGCATGGTTCGCCCAGTGGCGCGTGGCCGATCTGTTTCATGCCGGGCAGGAGCAACGCATTTGCTTCGCGCCGGTGTTGGACATGGCCCAACTTGCCGAGCAGGAGCAACTCCACACGAGGAATTTCTTCGTTGACGTGACCCATCCCCGCGCCGGCACCCTCACCCACCTAGGCGCGCCCTACCAGTTGCGCGAACCCTGGTGGCAGATCCGCCGCCCGGCACCTCTCTTGGGCGAACATAACAAGGAAGTTTTTAGTTCGCAGTTTTTAGTTCCTAGTTCTCAGCACTCAGCACTCAGCACTCAGCACTCAGCACTCAGTCCTCGTTTGCCTCTCGACGGCATTCGCGTGGCAGATTTCAGTTGGGTATGGGCGGGACCGTTCTGCACCATGCATCTCGCCCATCTCGGTGCGGAAGTTATCAAGATCGAATCCCAGGAGCATCTGGATCTCACACGCCGCCTGCCGCTCTATCCACCGGATGTCGAGCCGGGGCCGGATAGCTGCCCGCTGTTCACCCAATGGGCACAGGGAAAGAAAAGCCTGCTGTTGAACCCGACCACGCCGGAAGGGCTCGCCATCGCCAGAGACCTGATTCGCCAGAGCGATGTCGTGGTCGATAACTTCGCCAACGGCGTCATGGAGCGGATGGGGCTCGGCTACGACGAACTTAAGAAGATCAAGCCGGACATCGTCGTGGCGTCGATCTGCGGGTATGGTCACACCGGCCCGCAGCGCAACTACATGGCTTACGGTCCGGCGATTCCTCCACTGACCGGCTTGTCGTCGTTGACCGGCTACGTGGACGGCCCGCCGAGTGAAGTCGGCCTCTCTTATGGCGACCCCAACGCTGGCATCAACGCTGCTGTGGCGATATGCGCTGCTCTGGTCGCGCGGCAACGCACCGGCCAGGGGCAATACATCGACGTGTCGTTGTGGGAAGCCGTGGCCACGCTCGTGCCCGAAGGCTGGATGGATTATGCAATGAACCGCACCCAGCCGCTGCGGCGCGGCAATCGCGACCCGTTGATGGCGCCGCACAACTGTTTTCGCTGTACCGGCGAAGACGAGTGGGTGACCATCGCCTGCGGCAGCGACGAAGAATGGCAGGCCCTGTGTCGGGTGATCGGACAACCGCAGCTGGCTAACGACGTGCGCTTTGCCACCGCTCGCGCCCGCAAAGCCAACGAGGATGAACTGGAGCGATTGCTCACAACTTGGACAGAGCCACGCGACAAGTGGGAGGTGACACGCGTGCTGCAAGCCGTCGGCGTAGCGGCGTTCCCCACCATGAACACCAAGGATTTGGCCACCGATCCGCATCTTAACGCGCGCGGCTTCTTCGAGCGCTTAGCGCATCCCAAGCTGGGGACGCGGACCCAAACCGGGATTCCTTGGCGCTTGACTAACGCTCCTAACGGCGTGCGCACGCCCGCGCCGCTGATGGGACAACACACCGACCAGATTCTCCGCGATGTGCTCGGCTACTCGGATGAGGCAATTGCTAAGCTGAAGGACGCGCGGGTGTTGTACTAA